Part of the Mangifera indica cultivar Alphonso chromosome 4, CATAS_Mindica_2.1, whole genome shotgun sequence genome, ATGTTCATGAACTGCGAATGAAATTACATTGGGTAATGGAATGAGCATTGAAaagtaaaaagttaaaaaacaaattcagaTATACCAAACGTCAACTCGCCTTGAAgaacagaaaaagaaacaacAGACGTCTGTTGTCGATTGGAGAAGAATAGCCGAACTTGAAACAGCCGTCTATCAAAGAAACAATTGAACTTGAAGAAGAAGCTATCCTCTGTCGTCGACTTGCCTTCGTGTGTGGTGAGAGAGAACAGTCAAACCTCATCGAAGTTGAAGCTTTTAGTCATTAGCAACTCGTCTGGGTTCGGTTACTTTAGGCCACAGCAGCAACAACGACGACGTGATGCAACTACAATtctagaaaaagaaatcaaatgtgttttatgttttaatgtcttttaatttttttttcactttaattaataattattttatgaacCGGATCTGTTTGAACTGTAATAAATTGTGAACCAGTGATAAACCGTCAATAGTCACGGTTCAATccgaatataaatttaaaatagttttttaattataatatccgTTTTATAAACTGGTTCACGGTCCGGCCGAATGAGTCGGAGGGTCCAATCCGATTTTGTTAACCATAGTTGAAATAGACATCATTAAAACATATGTTATGATACCAATTTTTATGTGAAAACTCAGAAAACAAGTAAACAAAccacaaataaaataagagagAGAACACaaagaaatttacatgaaaatccaaaaaaaaaaaaattatagttaaagaATAGAGAAATTtactatattaaaatttaattacgaGATGAATGTTGAACATTGATAACGCTTTTGACTATTAAATGTGAAACTATAAAACTCTAACCACTCACTTAAGTCTCTCTcgtaaaaactaaaatttgtaaacagtaaatatttatatccaCGACAGAATAACCATTTCATTTGATGGAACGTTCATTTAAGATGGAATAGTTATTTCATTCAAtgaaattgtttattttgagaCCCTATATTATAATCGTTCAAaccagaaataaaattattcatctaATCATTACTTAATTTATGTAAAACTAATGTTTTAGGTGAAATGTTCATTCATCTCATCAAAACACTTAGTTTTGATATTAGAACACCAATTAGATATCTAGAATATACGTTTTAAAATACgagttaaaatatttaacacTCCCACAACTTTGATGTAACacaacttaaattttatttgttgaaaCAATGGGTCGATGAACTTTGGTAGATTTTAATTCCTCTTGTAGGTTTCTTGAGGAGCATTATTTCATTATCTGGGTCTGGTATGCAACGTTTGTTATTATCCTTTCATTTATTCAGAAGTTCAGGGCATTCTCAATCTGACctgaaataacaatttcatactCTTCTTTGGCTTTTTAGGGATGGGACACTTAACCAATTCCAATATTAATGAGAGTAATATTGAGATTTCCCTTCTTGTTTTTTACCATAATTTGAGAATGCAAACCCTTGAATATGCCAGGCTGATAAAAGAGTTGTGTGGGCAAAGATTTTCCACTGCTGTATGCTTGAAGGAAATGgcctaaagaaaaagataaataaatggAGTAATATGAATAGTCTCATGTTGTTGCCAAATCAAACTTCACATCACAGTCCGAAGTTTCCCAAGAAGTCGTTCAAACTGAAAGACCTGTCTAACGCCTATAGATTTAATCACCCAAAAAACCAGATTTAGACTCATACTTTACAAGATTCTAGATACTGTGCTAAATTCTTTTAAGGAACTAAAGAATGCAACACTATTTCACATGAAAGTAGATTAATTCGAATCAAGTCAGTCAAAGGCAGCTCAAATTGATACGGCCTTTCCCAGTATATGTACCAGAAAATTAGTGAAGTTAGAAGTGGAATTTATCTGGTGACACATCAGGAAATCCCTTGGAATTAAAGCCGGCCACCATATTGCCCCTGAGGTCCACTATTTTTAAACTCTCCAGTATTGTTCATGCCTGAATTTGCTATTCCTGACATTTCCCCGGAAGAGTAATCTCCACTGAATTCAGAACTGTCTCCAAGTGCCAGTTTCCTGAACATCATCATGTCTTGATTGTATTGACCAGAATCATAAATAGTGCTTTGACCAAATTTCGCCCCGTTGCTTAGATCAGACATTTCTCCTTCACTGTCCAATGCTCTCACAACCTACAAGAGAATCGACAAAACAAGAATGTCTTCAgcataacataataaaaatagcGGAGACAAAGATAAGACTCACCTGAACCATGCGAGGCCTCTTTTGAGAAGAATGACGGACACAGGCTGCAGCTGTCCGGATCATTCTGAACACTTCAGCCTCCACATAATGTTTTTCAAGCCTTGGATCAACTAATTCACTAATATCACCGGTTTCAAGGGCCTGAGCAAGTACAGGACGAGCCTGCCAAAATCATCACAatacaatttcataaataaacataaCTAAAATATAACCATCATTCTACatgctaaataaataaaagtccTGCGGAAAACCAAAAATAATCAAGAGAGATGATGAAAGAACCAAATAATTCGTACCCATTCAACTAAACTCTCCTCCCCCAGAGGCTGAGTCGGATCAACTGGCCTACGCCCAGTTATAAGTTCTAGGAGCACGACTCCAAATGAGAATACATCTGATCTATCAGTCAATTTTCCACTTGCTGCATACTCTGGTGCTAAATACCTGAAACccagataaaattataattaccaTTAATTATTGCCATTGCTGGCACTAGTTATTAGCAGTTGCAAAAAGCTCCAAGTGCCCTAAAACAGAGGGAAGAGGACATCAAATAAACAGAATATGTATAATCTACAATTTAAACCTACCCAAATGTCCCCATCACTCTAGTTGAGACATGGGTCTGAGTAGTGTCGTTTAGTTTAGCAAGTCCAAAGTCTGCAACCTATATATTTGAAGCAATTCTCGCATTATAACATAGAATTTTTTATACAGGAAGAACCTAAAAAGAAGCATCATTAGAAGCatagaaagtgaaaataatttgACAAAGAAACGATTAAGTACTAACCTTTGCTTCAAACTCATTATCCAACAGAATGTTCGCTGACTTAATGTCCCTATGAATGATTTTCGGATGACCTACAAATCAATTGAACATATTTTGCTAGTTTAGATTTTGAAGTTATGTTAACTCGAAGCTTTAAAAATAAACCTTAGTCATGTCATTGTAGCTAAATTTAGGGAATTAAATTAAAGGTAACAGTTATGCGCACAATTGAACTGTCTTCATCGATTGACCCACCACCAAACGGATTAACAGATCCAAGCATAGAAAGAAAGATACTAGTTTCATTACTATATGATTTATGGAGTGGGAAATGATTTCGTGAGTCTGGAAGAATGATTAACATGGCAGGTATAGTTAGACATTTGCTATGAAATAGAAAACAGAGAATCAAAGGAAACTTAGAGACATACAATCTTCATGTAAATATGCCAAACCCTTTGCAGCCCCTATAGCAATCTTGAGTCTTTTGCTCCAATCCAACACAGTTTGAGCTGATAACACAAATCAACATCTAACTTAGCCAGTTATATGAGAACGTCAAATTTGATAAGTTGAAAAGACTGTGTTACCAAGCAAATGATGCTCTAAAGTATTATTCGGAACAAACTCATAGATAAGCAATCTATTACGATCAGCAATGGAATATCCCACCAAAGACACCAAATGTCGATGATGAACACGACTGATAATCTCAACTTCAGCCCTGAATTCTCTCTCCCCCTGTCCACTACCTGCCTTGAGCTGTTTGACGGCCACCTCTTTCCCATCTGGCAGTTTTCCTTTATAAACACATCCAAAACCTCCCTCGCCGATAACATTTTGACAAGCAAATCCATCTGTTATTTCCATCACTTCTTCATAGGTGAAAAAGCTCTTCGATCCGCTGAAAACACCAGAGTCCAATCCCCCTGCAGGGTAACCAGTTCCTATTTGACCTTCGTAGCTTCCCATTGGAGATGGATGGGTTTTATTGCCATAGTAGGGATCCATTGGTCCAGAATGTGGCGTCATGTATGGCTGAGGATAGTAATATCCGTCTATATGagaaatattgaaaggaagaaaatcgATTAAACCATATCATACTGCAATGAAAACATGCAAAACAAGCAGATATTTTACCTGGTTTCTGAGGAAAGTTACTGGGAGGGGGCATGTAATGGCCGGCATAAATGTCTTGTCTCCTTTTCTTCCGCCTCGCCACAAAAAATATGGCAATAAATGCGACCATAAACGCACCAGCTACTGTTGCATCAACAATGGTGCTATGACCAACTGAACTTGTTGATGAAGAGCTGGATGTCTCGGAACTGGAAGAAGAATGCCCGTCTGAGGGTGATGCTGGCGTCGTTTTGGTGTTAGGAGAGCCGGATGATGTTGGATGACTATGCGCAGTTGGTGATGAATCAGTGAGCGGCTGAGTGATTCCAGGAGTAGTTGATGAAGATGGAGAGGGACGGGAAGTTTGTGCTGATGGCGGACTCCATTTGGTCCCTCCCGGTTCAGCGTTTCCATTCGATGGGGCCGCATTTGATGGTGAATTTTTTTCCTGACGAGGAGGAGAATTTTGTGGTGAAGATGAAGACTTGTTAGGAGATCGTGACTGATTGCTCTCTTTTTGAGG contains:
- the LOC123214345 gene encoding proline-rich receptor-like protein kinase PERK12 produces the protein MSNSAEAPGKGDNSPPAYSKAPPPGNNRNNNTSSSSNSNNNNNNGNNNSPPSPQKESNQSRSPNKSSSSPQNSPPRQEKNSPSNAAPSNGNAEPGGTKWSPPSAQTSRPSPSSSTTPGITQPLTDSSPTAHSHPTSSGSPNTKTTPASPSDGHSSSSSETSSSSSTSSVGHSTIVDATVAGAFMVAFIAIFFVARRKKRRQDIYAGHYMPPPSNFPQKPDGYYYPQPYMTPHSGPMDPYYGNKTHPSPMGSYEGQIGTGYPAGGLDSGVFSGSKSFFTYEEVMEITDGFACQNVIGEGGFGCVYKGKLPDGKEVAVKQLKAGSGQGEREFRAEVEIISRVHHRHLVSLVGYSIADRNRLLIYEFVPNNTLEHHLLAQTVLDWSKRLKIAIGAAKGLAYLHEDCHPKIIHRDIKSANILLDNEFEAKVADFGLAKLNDTTQTHVSTRVMGTFGYLAPEYAASGKLTDRSDVFSFGVVLLELITGRRPVDPTQPLGEESLVEWARPVLAQALETGDISELVDPRLEKHYVEAEVFRMIRTAAACVRHSSQKRPRMVQVVRALDSEGEMSDLSNGAKFGQSTIYDSGQYNQDMMMFRKLALGDSSEFSGDYSSGEMSGIANSGMNNTGEFKNSGPQGQYGGRL